The genomic window AACAGCGTGTCGCCATTGGCCGCGCGCTGCTTTCCTCCCCAAGACTGCTGCTGATGGACGAACCGCTCGCCTCGCTGGATGAGCAGCGGAAGGCCGAGATCATTCCCTATCTCGAGCGGCTGCGCGACGAGACGAAAATTCCGATCGTTTATGTCAGCCATTCCATCCAGGAAGTCGCCCGCCTTGCAGACCGCATCGTGGTGATGAAAGACGGCAAGGTGGAGGCGGAAGGAAAAGCGGCCGAGGTGCTGTCGAGACCCGATTTCAGCACCCATCTCGAGTGGCGGGAAGCGGGCAGCATCCTTTCAGGAAACATCGAAAGCTTCGATGAACGGCATGGCCTTGCCGCCGTCCGGCTCAGCACGGCGTTACTGCAGGTTCCAGCAAAGAAGGCAACGCCGGACAGCCCCGCGCGGGTGCTGATACCGGCCCGCGATGTCATGCTGGCTCTGGTAAAACCCGAGGGCCTCAGCGCGCTCAACATTCTCGAAGGCCATGTCGCCAATGTCTCGGAGAGCGAGGACGGAATGGTGACGATCCTGGTGGATTGCAGCGGCGATATCATCCAGTCGCGCATCACCGACCTGTCGCGCGAACGGCTGCATCTGGAGCCCGGAAAACCGGTGCATGCGATCATAAAGTCGGCGGCTCTCGATCCCTATTGAGCGCATCATCAGGGTTACGGTTGGCCTCCAGCCAGTCGATATCCCCGCGCAGAGCCTCGTTCATCCGCTCCTCCATGCCACGATAACGCTCCAGCAATTCGGCGCCAAAAGCGGTGAGCGCAGCGCCTCCCCCCTGCTTGCCGCCGCGCTGTGATTCGATTACCGGGTGCCTGAACATGTGGTTCAGCGCATCCACCAGCAGCCATGCGCGGCGATAGGACATATCCATCGCCCGACCGGCGGCGGAGATCGATCCGGTCTCGGCAATCAATTCCATCAACTCGACCTTGCCGTGGCCCAGACGCTCCCCCGGCGGAAAATCGATGCGGAGAACGGATTTCAGCAGCGGGCGTGTCTCGCTCATGAGTTCAAACACCCCGGCCATGAATGTCACGATAGGCCCTCTGCGCCCCATCCACCGGCAGCACCGTCGCCTCATAGACGCCCCGCGCCACCGCCCGCGCCATCACTATTGTCGCGAGATAACAAAGCTCGGCAAAATGAACGCCGCCCTCAAGCGGTTTGTCGCCGGTCGCAGCCGCGAACATGGTATCGCCGTCGCTCGGCAGATGAGCGGGCAGAACCGCACGCACCAGCCCGTCATGCGCCATGATGGAGAGCCGATGGACCTGCGCCTTGGTCAATGCAGCGTCGGTCACCACCGCGCCGATGGTCGTCGCGGTAAGATTGACGCCCTTGAGGCGAAGCGCCGTATCGTCAGCTGTAAAGCGCGCAGGAAAACCGCGATCGCCGAATTCGCCATGCACTTCAAAAGGTGCTGACCAGAAATGGCGGCTCATGCCGACGGTTGCGGAACCAAGCGCATTGACGGCAACGATGGCCGCAACCTTGTATCCGCCAGAACTGATGGCGCTTGCCGAACCGAGCCCGCCCTTGAAGGTCGCGGTCGTCGCACCCGTTCCTGCACCCGCCGTTCCAAGTTCGAAAGGGTCGCGGCCTGCCGCCTTGAAAGCCGCATATCCCATCTCGCGATAGGGCGAATGCAGCCTCCAGTCCTTATTCCCGCCATTCAACAGATCCATGAGGATCGCCTGCGGGACGATGGGCACGCGGGTGGAGCCCACCTGCAAGCCACGGCCGATCTCCCGCAGCCCGGCCTGAACCCCGCCCGCCGCATCCAGCCCGAAGGCCGAACCGCCGGAAAGCACCAGCGCATCCACCGTTTCCACCGTCATCGCGGGGTCCAGCAGACCGGTATCACGCCCACCGGGCGCACCGCCGAGAACCGAGCCGGAGGCGATGGCGGGCTTTTCGAAAACAATCGCTGTGACACCGGAGCCGAGGGAGAGATCGGTGACGTTGCCGACCAGAACACCGTCGATATCCGTGAGAAGATTGTTGCGTGCCGCCATGCCGTTCCCCTTTCCTCCCGGTATCCCGCCGCCGCGGGGCACTGTCAACGCAAAAGGTGGCGTGCCAGACCTTGGCGGAAAGCCTCGATCAGGAGAAAACCGCCGTCCCGATCACGGGTGTCGAAGGAACGGCCATATCCCGTGGCTCCAGTGGTCCCGAAAGATACGCCCGATGGCCAGCCTCTATGGCGCGGGCAAAAGCCTCCGCCATGCCGACAGGATCACACGCACCGGCAACCGCCGTGTTAAGGAGGACGGCATCGTAACCAAGCTCCATCACGGTCACCGCATGGGAGGGCCGGCCGATCCCTGCGTCAACGATCAACGGCACGTCGGGAAACCGCGCCCGCATCGATTTCAGTGCCGTCAGGTTGAGCGGCCCCATGGCGCTGCCGATCGGCGCGCACCAGGGCATCAGTAACCTGCAGCCGGCCTCCAGCAGTTTCTCGGCCACGACCAAATCGTCCGTCGTATAGGGAAAGACTTCGAAACCCTCATCGCAGAGGATTTTTGCCGCTTCGACGAGCGCGAAGACATCGGGCTGCAACGTATCGTGATGGCCAATGACCTCCAGCTTGATCCAGTCCGTACGGAACACCTCGCGGGCCATCTTCGCCGTCAGCACCGCTTCCTTGGCGGTGTGGCAACCGGCCGTATTGGGTAGGATATGGCGGTCCAGTTCGCGGATCAGCTCGAAAAACTGACCGCCCTTCTTGGCCCCCGCCATTTCCCGTCGCAGCGAAATCGTCAGAATATCCGTATTGCTGGCCCGCACCGCATCCGCGAGCACGGCGGGGGACGGATAACGCGCCGTGCCGAGCAGAAGACGGGAAGAGACCTCGCGGCCATAAAGCGTCAGCATGGCCTCAACCTCCCTGCATTGGTGAGAGGATTTCGACACGATCGAAAGCCTTCAGCACGTAACCGGCGCGTTCCTCCGAATGCACCAGATCGCCATTGACCGCCGTCGCCAGCCACTCGCCTTCATAGTCGAGGCTGGCGAGCAGACCGCCCAGCGTCTCGGCAGCGAGATCAAGCTCGTCACCATTCACCAAGAGTTTCATGATCCTGTTCCTTTTGAATAAGAGTTTCACACACGATCCGGGCCGCCTGCCGCGCCATTGCCGGCGAGAGCAGAAAGCCGTGCCGGTACGCGCCGTTGATGAAGATGGTTCGGCCATCCTCGGTGACTTTTGGCAGATTGTCGGGATAGGCCGGACGCACACCCGTGCCGGTCTCGATGATTTCCGCTTCCGCAAAGGCCGGGTGCACGGCATAGGCGGCATTCAGGAATTCCATCATCGAACGGGCGGAAATGGCGCCGGCATCCTCCGTCTCGATCATCGTCGCGCCCACCATGAAGCGGCCGGGCTCTCGCGGCACGATGTAGAGCGGAATGCGCGGATGCAGCAGCCGGACGGGACGGGAGAGAGAAACCTCCCGCGTGGCGAGATAGAGCATCTCTCCCCGCACACCGCGAAGGCGGGAAATCTTGCCCACCGCCGCACGCCCGGTGCAATCCACCACCCGGTCGAACGGCCGCTCATTCACCGGGACGCCCATGTGAAACCGCACACCCATGCTGCAAAGCCGCCGATACAGCGATGCAAGTGCGAGGCGCGGATCGAGATGCCCTTCGTTGGCGAAATAGAGCCCGGACCGGAAGCGCCCGGCAAGATCGGGCTCCAGATCGGCGATTTCGGCCTCGTCCACCCAGCGATAGCCGCTGGTCAGCGATGCGAAACGCGACAGCTCCGCCTTGTCACGGGCGGGCGCGACCACCAGCGTGCCGTTGCGGACCACAAGGCCGGGTGTCGCTTCATCCCACCAGTCAAGCGCGGCCTGGCCGAGCGTCAGAACCGCCTCTTCCCCGCTTTCACGCTCACACCAGGGCGCCAGCATGCCGCCCGCATAAAAGGATGCGCCGCGCGACGGTTCGGCATTGCGCTCGCAAACCTCCACGGTGACGCCACTACGTGCCAGCTCGAAGGCCGCCGTCAGTCCGGCGACCCCCGTTCCCTTGACGAGAACACGCATTTTATTCGGCGCTCGCTGGCGTCGGCAGCGGCATGTAAAGCTCGCCACCCTCCTTGAAGCGCGCAGCCATGGCCTCCAGCCCCTCCTTCTGGGCCTCGGCGCGGATATCGTGGGAAATCCGCATCGAGCAGAATTTCGGCCCGCACATGGAGCAGAAATGCGCGACCTTGTGCGCCTCCTTCGGAAGCGTCTCATCATGGAAGGAGCGCGCGGTATCCGGGTCGAGCGACAGGTTGAACTGGTCTTCCCAGCGGAACTCGAACCTTGCGCGCGACAGCGCATCGTCCCGCACCTGCGCGGCCGGATGGCCCTTGGCAAGATCGGCGGCGTGGGCGGCGATCTTGTAGGTGATAACACCGACCTTTACGTCGTTCCGGTCAGGCAAACCGAGATGTTCCTTTGGCGTGACGTAGCAGAGCATGGCCGTACCGAACCAGCCGATCATCGCCGCCCCGATGCCTGAGGTGATGTGGTCGTAACCGGGCGCGATATCTGTCGTGAGCGGCCCAAGCGTGTAGAAGGGCGCCTCGCCGCAGGTCTTCAGCTGCTTGTCCATATTTTCCTTGATCTTGTGCATCGGCACATGGCCGGGGCCTTCGATCATCACCTGGCAATCTTTTGCCCAGGCGATTTGCGTCAACTCGCCCAGCGTCTCCAGCTCGGCGAACTGCGCCGCATCATTGGCGTCCGCAATTGAGCCGGGACGCAAACCATCGCCCAGCGAGAAGGAGACGTCATAAGCGCGGCAGATGTCGCAAATCTCCTCGAAATGCTCATAGAGGAAGCTTTCGCGATGATGATGCAGACACCACTTGGCCATGATCGACCCGCCGCGCGAGACGATGCCGGTGACACGATTGACGGTGAGCGGGATGTAATGCAACCGCACCCCGGCATGGATGGTGAAGTAGTCGACGCCCTGCTCCGCTTGCTCGATCAGCGTATCGCGGAACACGTCCCAGTTGAGGTCCTCGGCAATGCCGTTGACCTTCTCCAGCGCCTGATAAAGCGGCACCGTGCCGATCGGCACCGGCGAATTGCGGATGATCCATTCGCGGATATTGTGGATGTTGCGCCCGGTCGAAAGGTCCATGACGGTATCCGCACCCCAGCGGATGGCCCAGACCGTCTTTTCCACCTCTTCCGCCATGGAGGAGGTGACGGCGGAATTGCCGATATTGGCGTTGATCTTCACCAGAAAATTGCGGCCGATGATCATCGGCTCAAGTTCCGGGTGGTTGATGTTGGCGGGAATGATAGCGCGACCCGATGCCACTTCCTGACGCACGAATTCCGCCGTGACATAATCAGGAATATGCGCGCCGAAACTCTCGCCGTCGCGTGCAAGCTTTTCCTTCGCGGCCTCGCGCCCGAGATTTTCGCGGATGGCGATGAATTCCATTTCCGGCGTGATGATGCCGGCACGCGCATAGGCAAGCTGCGTCACCGCCGTGCCCGCCGTCGCTTTCAACGGCTGGTGGCGCACGGAAAATTCCGGCGTCAGCCGTTCGCCGGTGGCAAAGCCGTTATCCTCCGGTTTGACGTGCCGACCCTCGTAAGTCTCGACATCACCACGTGCCACAACCCAGTCGTGACGCAGTCGCGGCAAACCCTTTTCGATCAGAACGGGATGTGTGGGATCGGTATAGGGGCCGGAGGAATCATAAACCGTCACCGGCGGTTCGCCCGCCGTCGGATGGACGGCGATCTCGCGCATCGGCACGCGGATATGCGGATGTAAAATTCCTGGCTTGTGGATTTTCGTGGAGGCGGCATGCGGCCCGGTGGTGACCGACAGCG from Agrobacterium tumefaciens includes these protein-coding regions:
- the modC gene encoding molybdenum ABC transporter ATP-binding protein; the protein is MTLSVSTRHRLGTFELDASFTSEGGVTALFGRSGSGKTSMIRIIAGLLRPDEGQVSLDGELLADSGKRLFLPAHKRRFGYVFQEARLFPHLSVAQNLRYGRWFAAGKGTNTNDDRIIDMLGIGHLLQRHPNRLSGGEKQRVAIGRALLSSPRLLLMDEPLASLDEQRKAEIIPYLERLRDETKIPIVYVSHSIQEVARLADRIVVMKDGKVEAEGKAAEVLSRPDFSTHLEWREAGSILSGNIESFDERHGLAAVRLSTALLQVPAKKATPDSPARVLIPARDVMLALVKPEGLSALNILEGHVANVSESEDGMVTILVDCSGDIIQSRITDLSRERLHLEPGKPVHAIIKSAALDPY
- a CDS encoding winged helix-turn-helix domain-containing protein, which gives rise to MSETRPLLKSVLRIDFPPGERLGHGKVELMELIAETGSISAAGRAMDMSYRRAWLLVDALNHMFRHPVIESQRGGKQGGGAALTAFGAELLERYRGMEERMNEALRGDIDWLEANRNPDDALNRDREPPTL
- a CDS encoding P1 family peptidase; translated protein: MAARNNLLTDIDGVLVGNVTDLSLGSGVTAIVFEKPAIASGSVLGGAPGGRDTGLLDPAMTVETVDALVLSGGSAFGLDAAGGVQAGLREIGRGLQVGSTRVPIVPQAILMDLLNGGNKDWRLHSPYREMGYAAFKAAGRDPFELGTAGAGTGATTATFKGGLGSASAISSGGYKVAAIVAVNALGSATVGMSRHFWSAPFEVHGEFGDRGFPARFTADDTALRLKGVNLTATTIGAVVTDAALTKAQVHRLSIMAHDGLVRAVLPAHLPSDGDTMFAAATGDKPLEGGVHFAELCYLATIVMARAVARGVYEATVLPVDGAQRAYRDIHGRGV
- a CDS encoding thiazole synthase, which translates into the protein MLTLYGREVSSRLLLGTARYPSPAVLADAVRASNTDILTISLRREMAGAKKGGQFFELIRELDRHILPNTAGCHTAKEAVLTAKMAREVFRTDWIKLEVIGHHDTLQPDVFALVEAAKILCDEGFEVFPYTTDDLVVAEKLLEAGCRLLMPWCAPIGSAMGPLNLTALKSMRARFPDVPLIVDAGIGRPSHAVTVMELGYDAVLLNTAVAGACDPVGMAEAFARAIEAGHRAYLSGPLEPRDMAVPSTPVIGTAVFS
- the thiS gene encoding sulfur carrier protein ThiS, giving the protein MKLLVNGDELDLAAETLGGLLASLDYEGEWLATAVNGDLVHSEERAGYVLKAFDRVEILSPMQGG
- the thiO gene encoding glycine oxidase ThiO — encoded protein: MRVLVKGTGVAGLTAAFELARSGVTVEVCERNAEPSRGASFYAGGMLAPWCERESGEEAVLTLGQAALDWWDEATPGLVVRNGTLVVAPARDKAELSRFASLTSGYRWVDEAEIADLEPDLAGRFRSGLYFANEGHLDPRLALASLYRRLCSMGVRFHMGVPVNERPFDRVVDCTGRAAVGKISRLRGVRGEMLYLATREVSLSRPVRLLHPRIPLYIVPREPGRFMVGATMIETEDAGAISARSMMEFLNAAYAVHPAFAEAEIIETGTGVRPAYPDNLPKVTEDGRTIFINGAYRHGFLLSPAMARQAARIVCETLIQKEQDHETLGEW
- the thiC gene encoding phosphomethylpyrimidine synthase ThiC, producing MNIAAKNIPLSVTTGPHAASTKIHKPGILHPHIRVPMREIAVHPTAGEPPVTVYDSSGPYTDPTHPVLIEKGLPRLRHDWVVARGDVETYEGRHVKPEDNGFATGERLTPEFSVRHQPLKATAGTAVTQLAYARAGIITPEMEFIAIRENLGREAAKEKLARDGESFGAHIPDYVTAEFVRQEVASGRAIIPANINHPELEPMIIGRNFLVKINANIGNSAVTSSMAEEVEKTVWAIRWGADTVMDLSTGRNIHNIREWIIRNSPVPIGTVPLYQALEKVNGIAEDLNWDVFRDTLIEQAEQGVDYFTIHAGVRLHYIPLTVNRVTGIVSRGGSIMAKWCLHHHRESFLYEHFEEICDICRAYDVSFSLGDGLRPGSIADANDAAQFAELETLGELTQIAWAKDCQVMIEGPGHVPMHKIKENMDKQLKTCGEAPFYTLGPLTTDIAPGYDHITSGIGAAMIGWFGTAMLCYVTPKEHLGLPDRNDVKVGVITYKIAAHAADLAKGHPAAQVRDDALSRARFEFRWEDQFNLSLDPDTARSFHDETLPKEAHKVAHFCSMCGPKFCSMRISHDIRAEAQKEGLEAMAARFKEGGELYMPLPTPASAE